From Microcystis aeruginosa NIES-2549, a single genomic window includes:
- a CDS encoding non-ribosomal peptide synthetase: MVTPQQSRVSKKDIESIYPLSPMQQGMLFHSLYNPESKTYLSQIQITLQGNLDINAFQQAWQKVVDRHSILRTCFAWKKTKQPLQVVRKNVTLPWFNQDWRAHSPAEQETKFQELLTSDKEQYFELDKVPLLRGHLIQVEDQKYEFIHTGHHILLDGWATAILLKEVFDFYAGLINYQPVNLPTPRPYQDYINWLQQQDQTEAERFWRKNLQGFTSPTPLVVDKPLNPLVTQSKNYLDQKSKLSPEITSRLKLLAQEYRLTLSTLIQGAWALLLHHYSSESDIVFGATVSGRPPNFTGIESMVGMFLNTLPVRIQIESQLELLTWFQQLQQEHLEREQYSYSSLIDIQKWSEIPAPHSVFESFVVFENLPFSDNDSQNLGGLQVGEMQDYGNADYPLTVIVTPGEALSIKIIYPQERFENDTIERMLGHFKTLLEGIAINPHRRIQDLPLLTEAERQLLLIEWNQTAPQKPLKHCVHQLFEQQTLKTTSAIAVVFQEQQLTYQELNEYANQLAHYLRKIGVSYQSLVGICLERSVNMVIAVLAVLKVGGVCVPLDPTYPQERLSYILQDTQIKTLLTEKDCQSLLNSETISQRILLDEQGSEIALEPKTNLDNPVSLKDLAYIIYSSGSTGVPKGIMILHQSLTNIIEHHQVKMSSARNFLQFAPFNFDVSYHEIFAALCLGGSLFIVPEDSRLDLAKISQLLANNPIHKAILPVTLLQQLIETYSEETYLFANLREIISAGEQLQITPTMISTFKKLEHCTLYNYYGPTEADIVTSYTFDTNPELWPKYIPIGKPAINVQVYILNSHLQPVPIGVTGELYVAGGGLARGYFNNSQLTQEKFIPNPFSENSLLYKTGDLARYLPNGDIEYVGRIDDGVKVRGYRIELGEVETILNQHPQIAQAVATVQGETAREKYLAAYFIPRPGETINQVELRHFLENWLPDYMIPSAFVVMESFQLSPNGKVDRKVLPIPDKNPLSLTQNYVAPRTAIEEVLAVIWAEILEVERIGIEDDFFLLGGHSLKAIQLISKIRQTLEIEISVRQLFNHSTISQLTQVMIELVGNEGLLNEIAVTVQEISRLSPEEVQALLSQS; this comes from the coding sequence ATGGTAACACCTCAACAATCTAGGGTTAGTAAAAAAGATATTGAATCCATTTATCCCCTTTCTCCCATGCAGCAGGGGATGCTGTTTCATTCTTTATATAATCCAGAATCAAAGACGTATTTATCACAAATTCAAATCACCTTGCAAGGCAATTTAGATATTAATGCGTTCCAACAAGCTTGGCAAAAAGTAGTAGATAGACATAGTATTTTACGGACTTGTTTTGCTTGGAAAAAAACCAAACAGCCTTTACAAGTGGTTAGAAAAAATGTCACCTTACCTTGGTTTAATCAGGATTGGCGAGCGCATTCTCCCGCCGAACAAGAAACTAAATTTCAGGAATTATTAACCTCTGATAAAGAGCAATATTTTGAATTAGATAAAGTCCCCTTACTTCGAGGTCATTTAATTCAAGTCGAAGATCAAAAATATGAATTTATCCATACTGGACATCATATTTTATTAGATGGTTGGGCAACAGCAATTCTGTTGAAAGAAGTTTTCGATTTTTACGCTGGACTCATCAACTATCAACCCGTCAATTTACCCACACCCCGCCCTTATCAAGACTATATTAATTGGCTACAACAGCAAGATCAAACTGAAGCCGAACGATTTTGGCGAAAAAATCTTCAAGGTTTTACCTCTCCAACTCCATTAGTCGTTGATAAACCGTTAAATCCTCTTGTTACTCAAAGTAAAAATTATCTTGATCAAAAATCAAAACTTTCTCCAGAAATTACCAGTCGTCTGAAATTACTCGCCCAAGAATATCGCCTTACTCTTTCTACCCTAATTCAAGGAGCTTGGGCTTTATTATTGCATCATTATAGTAGTGAATCTGATATTGTATTTGGGGCAACCGTTTCGGGACGACCGCCCAATTTTACTGGGATTGAATCGATGGTGGGGATGTTTTTAAATACCTTACCCGTTCGCATCCAAATTGAGTCTCAACTTGAATTATTAACTTGGTTTCAACAATTACAACAAGAGCATTTAGAACGAGAGCAATATAGTTATAGTTCTCTAATTGATATTCAAAAATGGAGTGAAATTCCAGCCCCTCATTCAGTTTTTGAAAGTTTTGTTGTCTTTGAAAATTTACCCTTTAGCGACAATGATAGTCAGAATTTAGGCGGTTTACAAGTCGGTGAAATGCAAGATTATGGCAATGCTGATTATCCCTTAACGGTTATTGTCACCCCTGGAGAAGCCTTAAGTATTAAAATTATTTATCCTCAAGAACGATTTGAAAATGACACCATTGAACGGATGTTAGGTCATTTTAAAACTTTATTAGAAGGAATCGCTATTAATCCCCATCGTCGGATTCAAGACTTACCTTTATTAACGGAAGCTGAACGTCAATTATTATTAATTGAATGGAATCAAACTGCACCCCAAAAGCCTCTAAAACACTGCGTTCATCAATTATTTGAGCAACAAACTCTCAAAACTACTTCAGCCATTGCCGTTGTTTTTCAAGAGCAACAATTAACCTACCAAGAACTGAATGAATACGCTAATCAATTGGCTCATTATTTACGAAAAATTGGGGTGAGTTATCAATCTTTAGTCGGGATTTGTTTAGAACGGTCTGTTAATATGGTAATTGCCGTTTTAGCAGTGTTAAAAGTAGGCGGCGTTTGTGTTCCTCTAGACCCAACTTATCCCCAAGAAAGACTTTCTTACATCCTGCAAGATACCCAAATTAAAACCTTATTAACCGAAAAAGATTGTCAATCTCTCTTAAACAGTGAAACCATTTCTCAAAGGATTTTATTGGATGAACAAGGTTCAGAAATTGCCTTAGAACCCAAGACTAATCTTGACAACCCCGTGAGTTTAAAGGATTTGGCCTATATTATTTATAGTTCAGGCTCTACGGGTGTGCCAAAAGGGATTATGATCCTGCATCAATCCTTAACGAATATTATTGAGCATCATCAAGTAAAAATGTCATCCGCAAGGAATTTCTTACAATTTGCTCCCTTTAATTTCGATGTCAGCTATCACGAAATCTTTGCCGCTTTGTGTTTAGGGGGAAGCTTATTTATTGTTCCAGAAGATTCTCGCTTAGACCTTGCTAAAATAAGTCAATTATTGGCAAATAACCCCATTCATAAAGCAATTTTGCCCGTTACTTTATTACAGCAATTAATTGAAACCTATAGTGAGGAAACCTACTTATTTGCTAACTTGCGTGAAATTATTTCAGCTGGAGAGCAATTACAAATTACTCCAACGATGATTTCTACATTCAAAAAACTCGAACATTGTACCCTTTACAATTATTATGGTCCCACAGAAGCGGATATCGTTACCAGTTATACCTTTGACACCAATCCTGAGCTTTGGCCGAAGTATATTCCCATTGGTAAACCCGCGATTAATGTGCAAGTTTATATTTTAAATTCTCATCTTCAACCTGTACCCATCGGAGTCACTGGCGAGTTATATGTTGCGGGTGGCGGTTTAGCGCGGGGTTATTTCAACAATTCCCAATTAACCCAAGAAAAATTTATTCCTAATCCCTTTAGCGAGAATTCATTGCTGTATAAAACTGGAGATTTAGCTCGTTATTTACCCAATGGAGACATCGAGTATGTAGGAAGAATTGATGATGGGGTAAAAGTTAGAGGTTATAGAATTGAATTAGGGGAAGTAGAAACTATTTTAAATCAACATCCTCAAATTGCCCAAGCTGTTGCTACAGTTCAGGGAGAAACAGCTAGAGAAAAATATCTAGCCGCTTATTTTATTCCCCGTCCAGGTGAAACCATAAACCAAGTTGAATTACGTCATTTCCTTGAAAACTGGCTACCCGATTATATGATTCCTTCTGCTTTTGTTGTGATGGAATCTTTTCAACTCAGTCCTAACGGTAAAGTTGATCGAAAAGTCTTACCAATACCCGATAAAAACCCCTTATCGTTAACTCAAAATTATGTCGCTCCTCGAACTGCAATTGAAGAAGTTTTAGCGGTAATTTGGGCAGAAATTTTAGAAGTCGAACGAATTGGGATTGAAGACGATTTCTTTCTGTTAGGTGGGCATTCTTTAAAAGCGATTCAACTGATTAGTAAAATCCGTCAAACCTTAGAAATTGAAATTTCTGTGCGTCAACTTTTTAATCACTCAACTATCAGCCAATTAACTCAAGTCATGATTGAATTAGTGGGGAATGAAGGGTTACTAAATGAAATTGCCGTAACAGTTCAAGAAATTTCTAGACTTTCACCAGAAGAAGTTCAAGCTTTACTATCTCAAAGCTGA
- a CDS encoding SDR family NAD(P)-dependent oxidoreductase gives MTNHLFDLTGKVAIITGAARGIGRVLAQGLAQAGAKVVIGDINQVGAEQTAQLIQEAGGEAIAIETDVRQRQACQNLINQAVAHYGQLDIMVCNAGVEILKNTDELEEFEWDQVINVDLKGYFNCAQLATKQMIKQGTAGSIIMNSSICAFVAVPKSSGAYSAAKGGVNQLVKSLAVELASHKIRVNAFAPGYMNNMMEGTEGLRSTSDEMDELYTRIPMKRTGDLEELIGPVVFLASEASSYVTGAILMVDGGYTAI, from the coding sequence ATGACAAATCATCTCTTTGATTTAACAGGTAAAGTTGCAATTATCACGGGTGCTGCCCGAGGAATTGGTCGGGTATTAGCCCAAGGGTTAGCACAAGCTGGAGCTAAGGTGGTAATTGGTGATATTAATCAAGTTGGCGCTGAACAAACTGCTCAACTGATTCAAGAAGCAGGAGGCGAAGCCATCGCAATTGAGACCGATGTTCGTCAACGTCAAGCTTGTCAGAATTTAATTAACCAGGCGGTTGCTCATTATGGTCAACTCGATATTATGGTCTGTAATGCAGGGGTTGAAATTCTCAAAAACACTGATGAATTAGAGGAATTTGAATGGGATCAGGTTATTAATGTTGACTTAAAAGGTTATTTTAATTGCGCTCAACTCGCAACCAAACAAATGATCAAACAAGGAACAGCAGGTTCAATTATTATGAATTCTTCTATCTGTGCTTTCGTTGCTGTTCCCAAATCTTCAGGAGCATATAGCGCCGCAAAAGGTGGGGTCAATCAATTAGTAAAATCCCTAGCGGTCGAATTAGCTAGTCACAAAATTCGAGTCAATGCTTTTGCACCGGGGTATATGAATAATATGATGGAAGGAACAGAAGGTTTACGTTCAACTTCCGATGAAATGGACGAATTATATACTAGAATTCCCATGAAACGAACCGGAGATTTAGAAGAGTTAATTGGCCCTGTCGTGTTTTTAGCCTCCGAAGCTTCCTCTTATGTAACTGGAGCAATTTTAATGGTAGATGGAGGTTATACCGCTATTTAG